A portion of the Stigmatella aurantiaca DW4/3-1 genome contains these proteins:
- a CDS encoding PD40 domain-containing protein yields MNRRPLIVAALLVLLPSAALAQVFVVPRRAERSAVNTFDFEWRHVDILVGPAAKGVADAPERTAFPQPPGAPAGPVTTAPTTDTPGGPVATPPPPVETRETLSEPPNGGVDTTQAGAPDGGTPGPDGGSDGGPVVATVPSGPLQASVDAGADGGTTLTIELTDGGSPDGGPTYATSLGAATGGVRFYFYERERTVAERATPLIEEAYRYLVEQFQYVPTKTFPYILYNSYQEFLQTNVFFVQEGTLGVTSTEDLKLSLPYLGDHQLFEEISTHELAHQFTIQKVRTLADSKKTFGDPLQSIPLWFIEGLAEFYAKRGLDPEAEMLVRDLMVNPDLMKGYAFLDFFSPGPYGYLWIYKVGQTRVAFLEDEYGKGFTQRVLNESPRLISSGKGSQALKFEELLERLTGDEPKRISSRFENWMKRRAFKSYLSSEQSAPALDLLEERSGIITALNSSPDGKLIAYRTIIPETGESRLYLVDPKAPNSAEKVVSDGQPGAESLHPIFGRNFSLAKDSLAYVAEVNGRDVIYVQRYTYVSQQKTIDALVRRSAIRTGIERETNVSVDIDLGDKTAYRVGQHGLLGVSSVAFSPDGQSLAFIGINEAGFRDVYVLSLAGGKDAKPVKLTDDQYTERQITWGPSGIIYTSDATSHRHFNLFRVQSSAPGAIERLTTEERDEADPVALPDGRIFFVAYRNSSSDLHELMPGGSIVRRTDLTTGVFEPGPGPEGSLWMLFHQSGERRPALLRAPKMLNLAMTATDVPAEPPQPLASRPLTNAQDYQPLAWENIEFGPFLGFAGAGSGGFFGQVFAMATDRLSDHALLLNLAVYGSFELADGVLLYVNQEKRSTWATGLFQSLRFRLDESYADQDVTFFSGERYFGATGSLRYPLSTFLYLQGDLTAGGASYFIDSYTAFRLNNPSFNNAGMDLYTPWIAANDQVRFQTELTGQIGYNSIRYHYATGPLTGTSALLELTAGAQPFDQQTYSNVRLDLERYFSIYGRSNLLFRAAGGTTVGGRYARSYYLSSFDTLRGVNFRDEDWLLGRHFAYSTVELQLPLNDLIRIAFLSDLEAVAAVDVGGVGNSSRQMWDRRVLDFVLGANIALGPLLLRLHFARPVDIGSDFGKPDPNWVTNFSIGIAGLNGFFDQRGETRRKPSLTPPPGFIGGSRTGL; encoded by the coding sequence GTGAACCGTCGCCCCCTCATCGTCGCCGCGCTCCTGGTGCTGCTCCCCAGCGCCGCGCTCGCTCAGGTCTTCGTCGTCCCTCGCCGCGCGGAGCGCAGCGCCGTCAACACCTTCGATTTCGAGTGGCGGCACGTCGACATCCTCGTGGGCCCCGCCGCCAAGGGCGTCGCGGATGCCCCGGAGCGCACCGCCTTCCCCCAACCGCCCGGCGCCCCGGCGGGGCCTGTCACCACCGCCCCCACCACGGACACCCCCGGGGGCCCGGTCGCCACCCCGCCGCCCCCTGTGGAAACCCGGGAGACCCTCTCGGAGCCCCCCAACGGGGGGGTCGATACGACCCAGGCAGGCGCACCGGACGGTGGGACGCCTGGCCCGGATGGGGGCTCGGATGGGGGCCCCGTGGTGGCGACAGTCCCGTCCGGTCCCTTGCAGGCGTCGGTCGACGCGGGCGCGGACGGGGGAACCACGCTCACGATCGAACTCACGGATGGGGGCAGCCCGGATGGGGGGCCCACGTACGCCACCTCGCTGGGGGCGGCCACCGGCGGCGTGCGCTTCTACTTCTACGAGCGGGAGCGCACGGTCGCCGAACGCGCCACCCCCCTCATCGAGGAGGCCTACCGGTACCTCGTGGAGCAGTTCCAGTACGTGCCCACGAAGACGTTCCCTTACATCCTCTATAACTCCTACCAGGAGTTCCTCCAGACCAACGTCTTCTTCGTGCAGGAAGGCACGCTCGGCGTCACCAGCACCGAGGACCTCAAGCTGTCACTGCCGTACCTGGGAGACCACCAGCTCTTCGAGGAGATCAGCACGCACGAGCTGGCGCACCAGTTCACCATTCAGAAGGTCCGCACCCTGGCGGACTCCAAGAAGACGTTCGGAGATCCGCTCCAGTCCATCCCGCTCTGGTTCATCGAGGGGCTGGCCGAGTTCTACGCCAAGCGCGGATTGGATCCCGAGGCGGAGATGCTCGTCCGGGACCTGATGGTGAACCCGGATCTGATGAAGGGCTATGCCTTCCTGGACTTCTTCTCGCCGGGGCCCTACGGCTACCTGTGGATCTACAAGGTCGGCCAGACGCGCGTGGCCTTCCTGGAGGATGAGTACGGCAAGGGCTTCACCCAGCGGGTGCTCAACGAGTCCCCCCGGCTCATTTCCTCGGGCAAGGGCTCGCAGGCCCTGAAGTTCGAGGAGCTGCTGGAGCGGCTCACCGGCGACGAGCCGAAGCGGATCTCTTCCCGCTTCGAGAACTGGATGAAGCGGCGCGCCTTCAAGTCGTACCTGAGCTCCGAGCAGTCCGCGCCCGCGTTGGATCTCCTGGAGGAGCGCTCGGGCATCATCACCGCGCTGAACAGCTCCCCGGACGGAAAGCTCATCGCCTACCGCACCATCATCCCGGAGACGGGCGAGAGCCGGCTGTACCTGGTGGATCCCAAGGCCCCCAACAGCGCGGAGAAGGTGGTGAGCGATGGGCAGCCGGGCGCCGAGTCCCTCCACCCCATCTTCGGGCGCAACTTCTCCCTGGCCAAGGACAGCCTGGCCTACGTGGCGGAGGTGAACGGACGGGACGTCATCTACGTGCAGCGCTACACGTACGTCTCCCAGCAGAAGACCATCGATGCGCTGGTCCGCCGCAGCGCCATCCGGACCGGCATTGAACGTGAGACGAACGTCTCGGTGGACATCGATCTGGGAGACAAGACCGCCTACCGCGTCGGCCAGCATGGGCTGCTCGGCGTGTCCTCGGTGGCCTTCTCTCCGGACGGCCAGTCCCTGGCATTCATTGGCATCAACGAGGCGGGCTTCCGGGATGTGTACGTGCTCTCCCTGGCCGGGGGTAAGGACGCGAAGCCCGTGAAGCTCACGGACGACCAGTACACCGAGCGGCAGATCACCTGGGGTCCCAGCGGCATCATCTACACCTCGGATGCGACGTCCCACCGCCACTTCAACCTCTTCCGGGTGCAATCCAGCGCGCCCGGCGCCATCGAGCGGCTCACCACCGAGGAGCGCGACGAGGCGGATCCCGTGGCCCTGCCGGATGGCCGCATCTTCTTCGTGGCCTACCGCAACAGCAGCTCGGACCTGCACGAGCTCATGCCCGGGGGCTCCATCGTCCGGCGCACGGACCTCACCACCGGCGTCTTCGAGCCCGGCCCCGGCCCCGAGGGGAGCCTGTGGATGCTGTTCCACCAGTCCGGGGAGCGAAGGCCCGCGCTGCTGCGCGCGCCCAAGATGCTGAACCTGGCCATGACGGCCACGGACGTGCCCGCCGAGCCTCCCCAACCGCTGGCCTCCCGCCCGCTGACCAACGCCCAGGACTACCAGCCGCTGGCCTGGGAGAACATCGAGTTTGGCCCCTTCCTCGGCTTCGCCGGGGCCGGCAGCGGAGGGTTTTTCGGACAGGTCTTCGCCATGGCGACGGACCGCCTGAGCGATCACGCGCTGCTGCTCAACCTCGCGGTCTACGGCTCCTTCGAGCTGGCCGACGGCGTGCTGCTCTACGTGAACCAGGAGAAGCGTTCGACCTGGGCCACCGGCCTCTTCCAGTCCCTGCGCTTCCGGCTCGATGAGAGCTACGCGGACCAGGATGTCACCTTCTTCTCGGGCGAGCGCTACTTCGGCGCGACGGGCAGCCTGCGCTATCCGCTCAGCACCTTCCTCTACCTGCAAGGAGACCTCACGGCCGGTGGCGCCTCGTACTTCATTGACTCGTACACGGCCTTCCGCCTGAACAACCCGTCGTTCAACAACGCGGGCATGGACCTGTACACCCCCTGGATCGCCGCCAACGATCAGGTGCGCTTCCAGACGGAGCTGACCGGCCAGATTGGCTACAACAGCATCCGCTACCACTACGCCACTGGCCCCCTCACCGGCACCTCGGCACTGCTGGAACTCACCGCGGGCGCGCAGCCCTTCGACCAACAGACCTACAGCAACGTGCGGTTGGACCTCGAGCGCTACTTCTCCATCTATGGCCGCAGCAACCTCCTCTTCCGCGCCGCGGGGGGAACCACGGTCGGCGGCCGCTACGCGCGCTCCTACTACCTCTCCAGCTTCGACACGCTGCGCGGGGTGAATTTCCGCGATGAGGACTGGCTGCTCGGCCGGCACTTCGCCTACTCCACGGTGGAGCTGCAACTCCCGCTCAATGATCTCATCCGCATTGCCTTCCTCAGCGATCTGGAGGCCGTCGCGGCCGTCGACGTGGGCGGGGTGGGCAACTCGTCCCGCCAGATGTGGGACCGGCGCGTGCTGGACTTCGTCCTGGGCGCCAACATCGCCCTGGGCCCCCTGCTGCTGCGGCTGCACTTCGCCCGCCCCGTGGACATTGGCTCGGACTTCGGCAAGCCCGACCCCAACTGGGTGACCAACTTCTCGATCGGCATCGCCGGGCTCAACGGCTTCTTCGACCAGCGGGGCGAGACCCGCCGGAAGCCTTCCCTCACGCCTCCCCCAGGCTTCATCGGAGGCTCCCGGACAGGGCTCTAA
- a CDS encoding LVIVD repeat-containing protein: MNRLLALSLGALLPLVGCGKNETPLRQDCELEALELSTCDAASLATVQSEGVWNMDFDFGDGEHAPGVIQFQGSTPHVAGLPMSQKRVEPGLLLLTSDVTNANGVPLRYLFAGCRSSRPTQLSGVFRRCSNGTADLNGTFEAARVTRRAGEDEASKVELVLEVPLPSGSARDVFVAGGHAYVSAYEGGLHIVDVSAPTEPGRSRLVASLKPSSGDVWNEVWVQGQTLYVASSTKGVLIYDVTKPSEPLYKKTVPGTALDARALSLDGNWLYVAAPYPNAEVLVFDVTKPQEPTLSKRYFVENAQPLLGDRPYGVHARNGKLYVSNWSYGLAVADVTTPSNPKRVGSFSYTGATSRTAVVGTFGSRTLAFEAGQAWDSHLRVLDVTSPENITQAGEFKLRPEVSVQALALSGERLYVAHYQDGLRVLQVSPSGALEQVGYYNTWREADSGRGASFYEGLSGIKVPGDGFIYASETSRGLLVFREQP, from the coding sequence ATGAATCGTCTCCTGGCCCTGTCCCTCGGTGCGCTGCTCCCCCTGGTGGGATGCGGGAAGAATGAAACCCCCCTTCGGCAGGACTGTGAGCTCGAGGCGCTGGAGCTGTCCACGTGTGACGCCGCCAGCCTCGCCACGGTCCAATCCGAGGGCGTTTGGAACATGGATTTTGACTTCGGGGATGGGGAACACGCCCCCGGGGTCATTCAGTTTCAGGGAAGCACCCCCCATGTCGCGGGGCTCCCCATGAGCCAGAAGCGGGTGGAGCCGGGGCTGCTCCTGCTGACCAGCGACGTGACGAACGCCAACGGCGTTCCGTTGCGGTACCTGTTCGCGGGGTGCCGCTCCTCCCGGCCGACGCAGCTGTCGGGGGTCTTCCGCCGGTGTTCCAACGGCACGGCGGATCTGAACGGAACCTTCGAGGCGGCGCGGGTCACCCGCCGCGCGGGAGAGGACGAGGCGTCCAAGGTGGAGCTGGTGCTGGAGGTCCCCCTGCCGAGCGGCTCCGCCCGGGATGTGTTCGTGGCGGGCGGGCATGCCTATGTGTCGGCGTACGAGGGCGGGCTCCACATCGTTGATGTCTCGGCACCCACGGAACCGGGCCGCTCGCGCCTGGTGGCGTCGCTGAAGCCCAGCTCGGGCGACGTGTGGAACGAGGTTTGGGTGCAAGGCCAGACCCTGTACGTGGCCTCCTCCACCAAGGGCGTCCTGATCTACGATGTGACGAAGCCCTCGGAGCCGCTCTACAAGAAGACGGTGCCGGGCACCGCCCTGGATGCCCGGGCGCTGTCCTTGGACGGGAACTGGCTGTACGTGGCCGCGCCCTATCCCAACGCGGAGGTGCTCGTCTTTGACGTGACGAAGCCGCAGGAGCCCACCCTGTCCAAGCGCTACTTCGTCGAGAACGCCCAGCCCCTCCTGGGCGACCGGCCCTATGGCGTTCATGCCCGCAACGGCAAGTTGTACGTGAGCAACTGGTCGTACGGCCTGGCGGTGGCCGATGTGACCACCCCCTCCAACCCCAAGCGCGTCGGGTCCTTCTCCTACACGGGGGCGACGTCGCGCACGGCGGTGGTGGGCACGTTCGGAAGCCGGACGCTGGCCTTCGAGGCAGGTCAGGCCTGGGACTCGCACCTGCGCGTGCTGGACGTGACGTCGCCGGAGAACATCACCCAGGCGGGGGAGTTCAAACTGCGCCCGGAGGTGTCGGTCCAGGCGTTGGCGCTGTCGGGCGAGCGGCTCTACGTGGCCCATTACCAGGATGGGCTCCGGGTGCTTCAGGTGTCACCCTCCGGGGCGCTGGAGCAGGTGGGCTACTACAACACGTGGCGTGAGGCCGACAGTGGACGTGGTGCGTCCTTCTATGAAGGCCTCAGTGGCATCAAGGTTCCGGGTGACGGATTCATCTATGCCTCCGAGACCTCCCGGGGTCTCCTTGTTTTCCGCGAACAACCCTGA
- a CDS encoding EAL domain-containing protein: protein MSDPLLAQCGRCQTLPSKVEQTGQLFLWPPLGHSLGKLVAFMRGSGLEHQLRPEAQCVVVQLEEGAAGALALRLADVLTREEIRGTRALFKQGTGEPDLTDFPKVGPLQQFLSLSRAGWLVDMLAEQRVTSHFQPIVHANDTRRIFAHEALMRGVEQDGSFVPPSKMMETARGADMLFQLDLAARAAAIREAVRHGLDGALFINFTPTAIYDPAYCLRSTVSVIKDAGLEPRKVVFEVIESDHAQDTRHLRAIIDFYRKAGFLVALDDLGAGHSSLNLIHQLRPDIMKLDMELIRNIHEDEYKASITQKLLEIAQKLNILTVAEGIETLEELRWVRAHGVDYLQGYLIARPQNPPVQSTPHFTG, encoded by the coding sequence ATGAGTGACCCCCTCCTCGCGCAGTGTGGCCGGTGCCAGACGCTCCCCTCCAAGGTCGAGCAGACCGGGCAATTGTTTCTCTGGCCGCCGTTGGGGCACAGCCTGGGCAAGCTGGTGGCGTTCATGCGCGGCTCGGGCCTGGAGCACCAGCTCCGGCCGGAAGCGCAATGTGTGGTGGTCCAGCTGGAAGAGGGGGCCGCGGGGGCGCTGGCGCTCCGGTTGGCGGATGTCCTCACGCGCGAGGAGATCCGTGGAACGCGGGCGCTGTTCAAGCAGGGCACGGGCGAGCCGGACCTGACGGACTTTCCCAAGGTGGGGCCGCTCCAGCAGTTTCTCTCCCTGAGCCGGGCCGGATGGCTGGTGGACATGCTCGCCGAGCAGCGCGTCACCTCGCATTTCCAGCCCATCGTCCACGCGAACGACACGCGCCGCATCTTCGCCCACGAGGCGCTCATGCGGGGGGTCGAGCAGGACGGCTCGTTCGTACCGCCCTCGAAGATGATGGAGACGGCCCGAGGGGCGGACATGCTCTTTCAGCTGGATCTCGCGGCGCGCGCGGCGGCCATCCGCGAGGCCGTGCGCCATGGGCTGGACGGCGCGCTCTTCATCAACTTCACCCCCACGGCCATCTATGATCCGGCGTATTGCCTGCGCTCCACGGTCTCGGTCATCAAGGACGCGGGCTTGGAGCCACGCAAGGTCGTCTTCGAGGTCATCGAGTCTGATCACGCGCAGGACACCCGCCACCTGCGCGCCATCATCGACTTCTACCGGAAGGCGGGCTTCCTGGTGGCGCTGGATGACCTGGGGGCGGGGCACTCCTCGCTGAACCTCATCCACCAGCTGCGGCCCGACATCATGAAGCTGGACATGGAACTCATCCGCAACATCCACGAGGATGAGTACAAGGCGTCCATCACGCAGAAGCTGCTGGAGATTGCCCAGAAGCTGAACATCCTCACGGTGGCGGAGGGCATCGAGACCCTGGAGGAACTGCGCTGGGTCCGGGCGCACGGGGTGGACTACCTCCAGGGGTACCTCATCGCCCGGCCCCAGAATCCACCCGTGCAGAGCACGCCGCACTTCACGGGTTGA
- a CDS encoding PadR family transcriptional regulator — MYELIILSLLMRAPTHGYLIAQVINDVIGPFARASNGRLYPLLTKLVASGVISVQEEAASDGGRISRSFAITSPGRARFLELMRDTSSSPREYRELFAFKVTAFDQIEASDRLALIRHYAGFCRAHAEHLMTQARDLSEHGSSYGHSLAHGQRFASLFGHLVEVWQGELRWAEQLLRDETQD, encoded by the coding sequence GTGTACGAGCTCATCATCCTGTCGCTCCTGATGCGCGCCCCCACCCACGGCTACCTCATCGCGCAGGTCATCAATGACGTCATTGGCCCCTTCGCGCGTGCCAGCAATGGACGGCTGTACCCGCTGCTCACGAAGCTGGTGGCGTCCGGGGTGATCTCCGTCCAGGAGGAAGCGGCCAGCGATGGAGGCCGGATCTCACGCTCCTTCGCCATCACCAGCCCCGGCCGGGCACGCTTCCTCGAACTGATGCGGGACACCTCCTCCAGCCCTCGCGAGTACCGCGAACTCTTCGCCTTCAAGGTCACCGCGTTCGATCAAATCGAAGCCAGCGACCGCTTGGCCTTGATCCGGCACTACGCTGGCTTCTGCCGCGCTCACGCCGAGCACCTGATGACCCAAGCCCGCGATCTCTCGGAGCATGGCTCCAGCTATGGGCACTCCCTGGCGCATGGGCAGCGCTTCGCCTCCCTCTTTGGCCACCTCGTGGAGGTCTGGCAGGGAGAGTTGCGCTGGGCCGAGCAGTTGCTTCGCGATGAGACCCAGGACTGA
- a CDS encoding VOC family protein — translation MSLHAPRTGPLHGVSLGIDHLTLPVSDLELAERFYVDLLGAEFLERFDAETFLRFRPDRANELENPRNSPLHVSVRLGHGPRLDLFLQAFGQPGLEQAHPHIAFAVAGPDLDRVKNALEAAGVPTDGPRRLGPPGQASLYFMDPFGNNLEFMTSAYPGSPPVGAPDWKRLAYQWKA, via the coding sequence ATGTCCCTGCATGCTCCCCGCACTGGCCCCCTTCATGGCGTCAGCCTCGGCATCGACCACCTCACCCTGCCGGTGAGCGACCTCGAACTCGCCGAGCGCTTCTATGTGGATCTCCTCGGAGCGGAGTTCCTCGAGCGCTTCGATGCCGAAACCTTCCTGCGCTTCCGCCCCGACCGGGCCAACGAGCTGGAGAACCCTCGCAACAGCCCCTTGCACGTGTCGGTGCGCCTGGGTCACGGCCCCCGTCTCGACCTGTTCCTCCAGGCCTTCGGCCAGCCGGGGCTCGAACAAGCGCATCCCCACATCGCATTCGCCGTGGCAGGGCCGGATCTCGACAGGGTGAAAAACGCGCTGGAGGCCGCGGGCGTCCCCACCGACGGGCCCCGCCGCTTGGGACCTCCAGGCCAGGCGTCGCTCTACTTCATGGATCCGTTTGGCAACAACCTGGAGTTCATGACCAGCGCCTACCCCGGCTCCCCCCCCGTGGGCGCGCCGGACTGGAAGCGGCTCGCCTATCAATGGAAGGCCTGA
- a CDS encoding tetratricopeptide repeat protein: MAESASEIAGSLVPLAKQQAMVLLESGYVWMDMGKFDKAKDVFAGAATLMPKSEVPQLALGALEFAQGRHDKALQAYRAAQRLAPQSSLPRAHAGEALLFMGKVPEAVKELKAAIDLEPDSDGARLAQALIDAKEAGILPPAKK; the protein is encoded by the coding sequence ATGGCGGAGTCTGCGTCGGAGATCGCGGGCAGTCTGGTTCCCCTGGCCAAGCAGCAGGCCATGGTCTTGCTGGAGTCCGGCTATGTCTGGATGGACATGGGCAAGTTCGACAAGGCCAAGGACGTCTTCGCGGGTGCCGCCACGTTGATGCCCAAGAGTGAGGTGCCCCAGTTGGCGCTCGGAGCGCTGGAGTTCGCCCAGGGGCGCCACGACAAGGCCTTGCAGGCCTACCGTGCCGCCCAGCGGCTGGCGCCTCAGTCCTCCCTGCCGCGCGCGCACGCGGGAGAAGCGCTACTCTTCATGGGCAAGGTGCCGGAGGCGGTCAAGGAACTGAAGGCGGCGATCGATCTGGAGCCGGACAGTGATGGGGCCCGGCTTGCCCAGGCCCTGATAGATGCCAAGGAGGCGGGGATTCTCCCGCCCGCGAAGAAGTAG
- a CDS encoding sigma-70 family RNA polymerase sigma factor, translating to MGFGDDKKAILEKYGPYVRSLAATVRKQFNAQLELDELVSYGQIGLLEAADRFDPKVGANFLTFAHYRIKGAIFDGLRKMGILRGGDARSAFVGERAAAYLGNLSDREQGGGNRGGSFDDDVNDISNAVAGLAMVFATSLEGADSAGYSDESLPADQRLEMEQLKRRVRAAIERLPDKERQLLQGYYFQGRTLEEAGSEIGQSKSWASRLHARAIERLKEFLDEEEAPASSDELRRQSHGGSNGGRLGRADRSAEAAGSGRAAGEQAGSLEVRRGSR from the coding sequence TTGGGGTTCGGCGACGACAAGAAGGCGATCCTCGAAAAGTACGGCCCGTATGTGAGGTCGCTGGCGGCCACCGTCCGCAAGCAGTTCAACGCCCAGCTGGAACTCGATGAGCTGGTGTCCTACGGCCAGATCGGGCTCCTGGAGGCCGCTGACCGGTTTGATCCCAAGGTTGGGGCCAACTTCCTCACCTTTGCCCACTATCGCATCAAAGGTGCGATCTTTGATGGGTTGAGGAAAATGGGCATCTTGCGCGGTGGGGATGCCCGGTCCGCGTTCGTGGGAGAGCGCGCGGCGGCGTATCTGGGAAATCTTTCGGATCGCGAACAAGGGGGAGGCAACCGCGGGGGGTCATTCGACGATGATGTCAATGACATCTCCAACGCCGTTGCGGGGCTGGCCATGGTGTTTGCCACCAGCCTCGAGGGAGCGGACAGCGCCGGGTATTCCGACGAGTCCCTGCCGGCCGATCAGCGGTTGGAGATGGAGCAGTTGAAGCGGCGGGTGAGGGCGGCGATCGAAAGGCTCCCGGACAAGGAGCGCCAGCTGTTGCAGGGGTATTACTTCCAGGGGCGGACCCTGGAAGAGGCGGGCTCGGAGATCGGGCAATCGAAGAGCTGGGCCTCGCGGCTGCACGCACGGGCCATTGAACGGCTCAAAGAGTTTTTGGATGAGGAGGAAGCTCCTGCTTCTTCCGACGAACTAAGGAGGCAGTCACATGGCGGGTCCAATGGCGGGCGTCTCGGCCGCGCAGATCGCTCAGCAGAAGCTGCAGGATCAGGGCGCGCAGCAGGTGAACAAGCAGGGAGCCTCGAAGTTCGACGGGGTTCTCGCTAA
- a CDS encoding bcscJ, which produces MTHRSHARVIPLLALIFVTGCSIDLQHGLTEQDANEIYVLLSKNGISAVKLKEGEGQDVQFSIQVPKADAAQAAELLRANSLPRPMEKGFNHFAKGSMVPTAAEERAMMLKAIAGEVSNALNKIDGVLESNVIVNIPENNDLTQPENKPMPSASVMIRYRPSLEGKAPVEEPQVKQFVASAVQELKPEAVTVLLTPALVSSAETSPESRLQDVFGMRMTAASASQFRILVGVVSLIVLAMIGLSAWVFMRGGSSSGASVRAARPRPPQA; this is translated from the coding sequence ATGACTCACCGATCGCACGCGCGCGTCATTCCCCTTCTGGCCCTGATCTTCGTCACGGGCTGTTCCATTGATCTTCAGCATGGCCTGACAGAGCAGGATGCCAACGAGATCTACGTCCTGCTCAGCAAGAATGGGATCAGCGCCGTCAAGCTGAAGGAGGGGGAAGGCCAGGACGTCCAGTTCTCCATCCAAGTGCCCAAGGCGGATGCGGCCCAGGCGGCGGAGCTGCTACGGGCCAACTCGCTGCCACGCCCGATGGAGAAGGGCTTCAACCACTTCGCCAAGGGCAGCATGGTGCCCACCGCCGCCGAAGAGCGCGCGATGATGCTCAAGGCGATCGCGGGCGAGGTCTCCAACGCGCTCAACAAGATCGATGGCGTGCTCGAGTCCAACGTCATCGTCAACATCCCCGAGAACAATGATCTCACCCAGCCGGAGAACAAGCCGATGCCCTCCGCCTCGGTGATGATCCGCTACCGCCCCTCGCTGGAGGGCAAGGCGCCCGTCGAGGAGCCCCAGGTCAAGCAGTTCGTGGCCTCCGCGGTTCAGGAGCTCAAGCCCGAGGCGGTCACCGTGCTGTTGACGCCGGCGCTCGTGTCTTCGGCGGAGACCAGCCCCGAGAGCCGGCTCCAGGATGTGTTCGGCATGCGGATGACGGCGGCCAGTGCCAGCCAGTTCCGGATCCTGGTCGGGGTCGTCTCCCTCATCGTGCTGGCCATGATTGGGTTGTCGGCCTGGGTCTTCATGAGAGGAGGTTCGTCCAGCGGCGCCTCGGTGCGGGCCGCTCGTCCGCGTCCTCCCCAGGCCTGA